In Mycobacterium sp. 050128, one genomic interval encodes:
- the fadD17 gene encoding long-chain-fatty-acid--CoA ligase FadD17, giving the protein MIPADPTVTKLLEPLAEIDDRGIYFEESFTSWRDHLRHGAAIVATLRERLDPNRPPHVGVLLENTPFFSAMLTAAGMSGIVPVGLNSVRRGEALARDISRADCQLVLADSKSAATLDDIDHLNVDSAQWVAEVDAHRDAELSFQSASAEDLFMLIFTSGTSGEPKAVKCSHGKVAIAGTTMAHRFDLGRDDVCYVSMPLFHSNAVLVGWAVAAACRGSMALRRKFSASNFMVDVRRYGATYANYVGKPLSYVLAQPEQPDDADNPLRAVYGNEGVPTDIERFARRFGCKVQDGFGSTEGGVAIARTPDTPTGALGPLTEGLDIVDPETGRSCPPGVVGELVNTSGPGRFEGYYNDPAAEAERMAGGIYHSGDLAYRDEDGFAYFAGRLGDWMRVDGENLGAAPIERVLLRYPDAAEVAVYAIPDPVVGDQVMAALVLAQGSEFDTEKFRAFLAEQPDLGPKQWPSYVRISAELPRTVTFKVLKRQLAAEGIDCHDRVWPIPR; this is encoded by the coding sequence GTGATTCCGGCCGACCCGACGGTTACCAAGCTGCTGGAGCCGCTGGCTGAGATCGACGACCGGGGGATCTACTTCGAGGAGTCGTTCACCAGCTGGCGCGATCACCTGCGACACGGTGCCGCGATCGTGGCGACGCTGCGCGAGCGGCTCGACCCGAACAGGCCGCCGCACGTCGGCGTACTGCTGGAGAACACACCGTTCTTCTCGGCGATGTTGACGGCGGCCGGGATGTCGGGGATTGTGCCGGTCGGTCTCAACTCGGTGCGTCGCGGCGAGGCACTGGCACGCGATATCAGCCGGGCCGACTGCCAGCTGGTCCTAGCCGACTCGAAATCTGCTGCGACACTGGATGACATCGATCACCTGAACGTGGATTCTGCGCAGTGGGTCGCCGAAGTCGACGCACATCGTGATGCCGAGTTGAGTTTCCAATCAGCGTCGGCCGAAGACCTTTTCATGCTGATCTTCACCTCGGGAACCAGCGGTGAACCGAAAGCGGTGAAGTGCAGCCACGGCAAGGTCGCGATCGCCGGAACGACGATGGCACACCGGTTCGACCTCGGCCGTGACGACGTCTGCTATGTGTCGATGCCGCTGTTTCATTCCAACGCGGTTCTGGTCGGCTGGGCGGTGGCCGCGGCGTGCCGGGGCTCAATGGCGTTGCGGCGCAAGTTCTCTGCATCGAACTTCATGGTCGACGTGCGCCGCTACGGCGCGACCTACGCCAACTACGTGGGCAAGCCGCTGTCCTACGTGCTGGCCCAGCCGGAGCAACCCGACGACGCGGACAACCCGCTGCGGGCGGTGTACGGCAACGAGGGAGTGCCCACTGACATCGAACGGTTCGCACGCAGATTCGGCTGCAAGGTGCAGGACGGGTTCGGCTCGACCGAAGGTGGAGTCGCGATCGCCCGCACCCCCGATACGCCGACGGGCGCATTGGGGCCGCTGACCGAGGGGCTAGACATCGTCGACCCCGAGACCGGCAGGTCCTGCCCGCCGGGAGTCGTCGGCGAACTGGTAAACACCAGCGGGCCAGGCCGATTCGAGGGTTACTACAACGACCCTGCCGCCGAGGCCGAACGAATGGCCGGCGGGATCTACCACAGTGGTGATCTCGCCTATCGCGATGAGGACGGATTCGCGTACTTCGCTGGGCGCCTTGGTGATTGGATGCGGGTCGACGGCGAGAACCTCGGCGCAGCACCGATCGAGCGGGTACTGCTGCGATACCCCGACGCGGCCGAGGTCGCCGTGTACGCGATCCCCGATCCGGTGGTCGGTGATCAGGTGATGGCCGCTTTGGTGCTGGCGCAGGGTAGCGAGTTCGACACCGAGAAATTTCGGGCGTTCCTGGCCGAGCAGCCCGACCTGGGGCCCAAACAGTGGCCGTCGTACGTCCGGATCAGCGCGGAGCTGCCGCGGACGGTCACATTCAAGGTGCTCAAACGCCAGTTGGCGGCCGAAGGTATCGACTGTCATGATCGGGTATGGCCGATACCCCGATAG
- a CDS encoding acyl-CoA dehydrogenase family protein, translating to MDFTTTEAAADLGGLVDTIVGSVCTPEHQRELDGLEQRFDRGLWQKLIEADILTSASASALGGDGFGALEQVAILVALGRQLAAVPYLESVMLGAGVLARFGSQELQQTWGVPAVKGEKILTVALDGEMGEGPVQATRAGDGYQLTGTRTQVFFGPVADAFLVPAETDSGTAVFLVSSEDHGVKVTTLATTGKNSVGHLALDGVAVDGARKVGGSEVVAWLGTLGTLGRSAYQLGVLDRGLQMTAEYAREREQFDRPIGSFQAVSQRLADGYIDVKGLRLTLTQAAWKVSEDIPAEIDVASAAFWAADAGHRVAHTIVHVHGGVGVDTDHPAHRYFLAAKEAEFALGGATGQLRRIGRELAETPA from the coding sequence ATGGATTTCACGACAACCGAAGCGGCGGCTGACCTCGGGGGCCTGGTCGACACGATCGTGGGCTCGGTGTGCACACCGGAGCACCAGCGCGAGCTCGACGGGCTCGAGCAACGGTTCGACCGCGGCCTGTGGCAGAAGTTGATCGAGGCCGACATCCTCACCAGCGCGTCGGCGTCAGCGCTGGGCGGCGACGGTTTCGGCGCGCTCGAACAGGTCGCGATCCTGGTTGCGCTGGGCCGCCAGCTGGCCGCCGTGCCGTACCTGGAATCGGTGATGCTGGGCGCCGGAGTGCTGGCGCGCTTCGGCTCCCAGGAGCTGCAGCAGACCTGGGGAGTCCCGGCCGTCAAAGGCGAGAAGATCCTGACGGTGGCCCTGGACGGCGAGATGGGCGAGGGCCCCGTGCAGGCCACCCGCGCGGGCGACGGCTACCAACTGACCGGGACGCGCACGCAGGTCTTCTTTGGCCCCGTCGCGGATGCCTTCCTGGTTCCCGCCGAAACCGATTCCGGCACAGCCGTTTTCCTGGTCAGCTCCGAAGACCACGGCGTCAAGGTGACCACGCTGGCGACCACCGGGAAGAACAGTGTCGGGCATCTCGCGCTCGACGGCGTAGCGGTGGACGGGGCCCGGAAGGTCGGCGGAAGCGAAGTCGTCGCCTGGCTCGGCACGCTGGGAACCCTGGGCCGCAGCGCGTATCAGCTCGGGGTGCTCGATCGCGGTTTGCAGATGACGGCCGAATACGCCCGCGAGCGTGAGCAATTCGACCGTCCGATCGGCAGCTTCCAAGCGGTGTCACAGCGACTGGCCGACGGCTACATCGACGTCAAGGGGCTGCGGTTGACGCTCACCCAAGCGGCGTGGAAGGTCTCCGAGGACATCCCCGCCGAGATCGACGTGGCCAGCGCGGCGTTCTGGGCCGCCGACGCCGGACACCGCGTCGCGCACACCATCGTGCACGTGCACGGTGGCGTGGGCGTCGACACCGATCACCCGGCGCACCGCTACTTCCTGGCCGCCAAAGAGGCCGAGTTCGCGTTGGGCGGCGCCACCGGGCAGCTGCGCCGGATCGGTCGCGAGCTGGCGGAAACTCCTGCCTAG
- a CDS encoding acyl-CoA dehydrogenase: MRISYTPEQEELRRELRSYFTTLMTPERREALHSTQGEVGTGNAYRDTVAQMGKDGWLTLNWPKEYGGQDRSPMDSLIFTDEAAIAGVPVPFLTINSVAPTIMAFGTEEQKKFFLPKIAAGELHFSIGYSEPGAGTDLANLRTTAVRDGDDYVINGQKMWTSLIAYADWVWLAVRTNPEAKKHRGISMLVVPTTAEGFSWTPVHTMAGVDTSATYYSDVRVPVTNLVGEENGGWKLVTNQLNHERVALVSPQPIFLALREVREWAQNTKDDGGARLIDSEWVQLNLARVHAKAEVLKLINWELASAEGEALGPADASAAKVYGTELATEAYRLLMEVLGTAATVRQDSPGALLRGRVERMHRACLILTFGGGTNEVQRDIIGMVALGLPRNR, translated from the coding sequence ATGCGCATCAGTTACACCCCTGAACAGGAGGAGCTGCGTCGCGAGCTGCGGTCGTACTTCACCACGCTCATGACGCCGGAGCGCCGCGAGGCGCTGCACTCAACCCAGGGCGAGGTCGGAACGGGCAACGCGTATCGCGACACCGTTGCGCAGATGGGCAAGGACGGGTGGCTCACCCTGAACTGGCCCAAGGAATACGGCGGCCAGGACCGGTCCCCGATGGACTCGCTGATCTTCACCGACGAGGCCGCGATCGCGGGCGTGCCGGTGCCGTTCCTGACCATCAACAGCGTGGCGCCCACGATCATGGCGTTCGGCACCGAGGAGCAGAAGAAGTTCTTCCTGCCCAAGATCGCCGCCGGTGAACTGCACTTCTCGATCGGTTACTCCGAGCCCGGCGCCGGTACCGACCTGGCGAACCTGCGCACCACGGCGGTCCGCGACGGCGATGACTACGTCATCAACGGCCAGAAGATGTGGACCAGCCTGATCGCCTACGCCGACTGGGTCTGGCTGGCGGTGCGCACCAACCCCGAGGCCAAGAAGCACCGCGGCATTTCGATGCTGGTGGTGCCGACGACCGCCGAGGGCTTCTCCTGGACTCCCGTGCACACGATGGCCGGGGTGGACACCAGCGCCACCTATTACTCGGACGTGCGCGTCCCGGTGACCAACCTGGTTGGCGAGGAGAACGGCGGCTGGAAGCTGGTGACCAACCAGCTCAACCACGAGCGGGTCGCCCTGGTGTCGCCGCAACCGATCTTCCTGGCCCTGCGCGAGGTTCGCGAGTGGGCACAAAACACGAAGGACGACGGCGGGGCCAGGCTGATCGACTCCGAGTGGGTCCAGCTGAACCTGGCGCGGGTGCATGCCAAGGCCGAGGTGCTCAAGCTGATCAACTGGGAACTGGCTTCTGCGGAGGGCGAAGCACTGGGCCCCGCGGACGCGTCGGCGGCGAAGGTGTACGGCACCGAGCTGGCCACCGAGGCCTACCGGCTGCTGATGGAGGTGCTGGGCACCGCGGCAACCGTGCGCCAGGATTCGCCGGGTGCGCTGTTGCGCGGCCGGGTCGAGCGGATGCACCGCGCGTGCCTGATCCTCACCTTCGGCGGCGGCACCAACGAGGTGCAGCGCGACATCATCGGCATGGTCGCTCTCGGCCTGCCTCGAAACCGCTAA
- a CDS encoding ferredoxin translates to MRVIVDRDRCEGNAVCLGIAPDIFDLDDEDYAVVKLDPIPSDQENLAEQAIAECPRAALLRED, encoded by the coding sequence GTGCGGGTGATCGTGGATCGTGACCGGTGCGAAGGCAACGCGGTGTGCTTGGGAATCGCACCAGATATCTTCGACCTCGACGATGAGGACTACGCCGTCGTGAAGCTTGATCCGATTCCGTCCGACCAAGAAAATCTCGCCGAGCAGGCGATCGCCGAGTGCCCGCGCGCGGCGTTGCTGCGCGAAGACTAG
- a CDS encoding 3-oxoacyl-ACP reductase: MTSSTNATDLSGKVAVVTGAAAGLGRAEALGLARLGATVVVNDIAAALDASDVIDEISAAGSKAVAVAGDISQRSTADELVSCADGLGGLDIVVNNAGITRDRMLFNMSDEEWDQVIAVHLRGHFLLTRNAATYWRSRAKDAGGSIFGRIVNTASEAGLVGPVGQANYGAAKAGIISLTLTAARALGRYGVCANAICPRARTAMTADVFGSAPDIEEGGVDPLSPEHVVNLVQFLSSPAAAEVNGQVFIVYGPQVTLVSAPTAEHRFTADGAAWDSAELTSTLRDYFAGRDPERNFSATALMEQ, from the coding sequence TTGACTAGCAGCACGAACGCGACCGATCTATCCGGGAAGGTCGCGGTGGTGACCGGTGCGGCCGCAGGACTTGGGCGCGCCGAAGCGCTTGGTCTGGCCCGCCTTGGCGCCACCGTCGTCGTCAACGACATCGCCGCCGCCCTCGATGCCTCGGACGTGATCGACGAGATCAGTGCCGCCGGTTCCAAGGCCGTCGCGGTGGCCGGTGACATCAGCCAGCGCTCCACGGCCGACGAACTGGTGTCCTGTGCCGACGGTCTGGGCGGACTCGACATCGTGGTCAACAATGCCGGCATCACCCGCGACCGGATGCTGTTCAACATGTCCGATGAGGAATGGGACCAGGTCATCGCGGTTCATCTGCGTGGGCACTTCCTGCTCACCCGCAATGCCGCGACCTACTGGCGGAGTCGGGCCAAGGACGCCGGCGGATCGATCTTCGGCCGGATCGTCAACACCGCATCCGAGGCCGGACTGGTGGGGCCGGTCGGGCAGGCCAACTACGGTGCCGCCAAGGCCGGCATCATCTCGCTCACCCTGACCGCCGCACGGGCGCTGGGCCGCTACGGTGTGTGCGCCAACGCGATCTGCCCACGTGCGCGCACGGCGATGACGGCCGACGTGTTCGGCAGCGCACCAGATATAGAGGAGGGCGGCGTCGACCCGCTGTCGCCCGAGCACGTGGTGAACCTGGTGCAGTTCCTGTCGTCTCCCGCAGCCGCTGAGGTGAACGGCCAGGTGTTCATTGTTTACGGACCGCAAGTGACATTGGTCTCAGCTCCGACGGCGGAGCACCGATTCACCGCGGACGGCGCCGCATGGGACTCGGCCGAACTCACCAGCACATTGCGCGACTACTTTGCTGGTCGGGATCCAGAACGTAACTTTTCCGCGACCGCGTTAATGGAACAATAG
- a CDS encoding MlaE family ABC transporter permease, producing the protein MIEQLAVPARAVGGFFEMMIDTARACFRRPFQGREFLDQTWMIARVSLVPTLLVSIPFTVLVAFTLNILLREIGAADLSGAGTAFGTITQLGPVVTVLVVAGAGATAICADLGARTIREEIDAMRVLGIDPIHRLVVPRVLASTVVALLLNGLVCAIGLSGGYVFSVFLQGVNPGAFINGLTVLTGLRELVLAEVKALLFGVMAGLVGCYRGLTVKGGPKGVGNAVNETVVYAFICLFVINVVMTAIGVRFSTK; encoded by the coding sequence TTGATCGAACAGCTTGCGGTTCCCGCCCGTGCTGTCGGCGGGTTTTTCGAGATGATGATCGATACGGCCCGTGCCTGTTTCCGACGACCGTTTCAAGGCCGTGAATTCCTGGATCAGACGTGGATGATCGCACGCGTGTCGTTGGTCCCGACCCTGTTGGTGTCGATCCCGTTCACCGTCCTGGTCGCATTCACCCTCAATATCTTGCTCCGTGAAATCGGCGCGGCCGATTTGTCCGGCGCCGGAACGGCGTTCGGCACCATCACCCAGTTAGGCCCGGTGGTGACCGTGCTCGTCGTCGCCGGGGCGGGCGCCACCGCGATCTGTGCCGACCTCGGTGCGCGCACCATCCGCGAAGAAATCGACGCGATGCGGGTGCTCGGCATCGACCCGATCCACCGGCTGGTGGTGCCCCGCGTTCTGGCGTCTACCGTTGTCGCACTGTTGCTTAACGGTTTGGTGTGCGCGATCGGTTTGTCCGGTGGGTACGTTTTCTCCGTGTTTCTTCAGGGGGTGAATCCGGGCGCGTTCATCAACGGGTTGACCGTGTTGACCGGACTGCGCGAGTTGGTGCTCGCCGAAGTCAAGGCTCTGTTGTTCGGTGTGATGGCCGGACTCGTCGGCTGCTACCGCGGCCTCACCGTGAAGGGCGGGCCGAAGGGCGTCGGCAACGCGGTCAACGAAACCGTCGTCTACGCGTTCATTTGTCTGTTCGTCATCAACGTCGTGATGACGGCCATCGGCGTGCGGTTCTCGACGAAGTGA
- a CDS encoding MlaE family ABC transporter permease, with amino-acid sequence MSYDFTYRFRNIAARLQGPVDDFGEQALFYGQTVRYVPNALTRYRKETIRLIAEMTLGAGALVMIGGTVGVAAFLTLASGGVIAVQGYSSLGNIGIEALTGFLSAFLNVRVVAPVIAGIALAATIGAGATAQLGAMRVSEEIDAVECMAVHSVSYLVSTRLIAGLVAIVPLYSLSVLAAFFAARFTTVYINGQSAGLYDHYFNTFLIPSDLLWSFLQAIVMSIAVMLVHTYYGYNASGGPVGVGIAVGQAVRTSLIVVVVITLFISLAVYGASGNFNLSG; translated from the coding sequence ATGAGCTACGACTTCACTTACCGGTTCCGCAATATCGCGGCGCGGCTGCAAGGCCCGGTCGACGACTTCGGCGAGCAGGCGCTGTTCTACGGCCAAACCGTGCGCTATGTCCCCAATGCGCTGACCCGGTACCGCAAGGAGACGATCCGGCTGATCGCGGAGATGACGCTCGGGGCCGGCGCCCTGGTGATGATCGGCGGCACGGTCGGCGTGGCGGCGTTCCTGACGCTGGCCTCCGGCGGTGTCATCGCCGTCCAGGGTTACTCGTCGCTGGGCAACATCGGTATCGAGGCACTGACCGGCTTCCTGTCGGCGTTTCTGAACGTCCGCGTGGTCGCGCCGGTCATTGCCGGTATCGCGCTGGCGGCCACGATCGGTGCCGGTGCCACCGCCCAACTGGGCGCCATGCGGGTGTCAGAAGAGATCGACGCCGTCGAATGCATGGCGGTGCACTCGGTGTCCTACCTGGTGTCGACGCGGCTGATCGCCGGCCTGGTCGCGATCGTCCCGCTGTATTCGCTGTCGGTGCTCGCCGCGTTCTTCGCCGCGCGCTTCACCACGGTATACATCAATGGGCAGTCGGCCGGTCTCTATGACCACTACTTCAATACGTTCCTCATCCCGTCGGACCTCCTGTGGTCGTTCCTGCAGGCCATCGTGATGTCCATCGCGGTGATGTTGGTCCATACCTATTACGGCTACAACGCCAGCGGTGGGCCGGTAGGCGTGGGCATCGCGGTCGGTCAGGCGGTGCGAACCTCCCTGATCGTCGTCGTCGTCATTACTTTGTTCATCTCGCTAGCCGTTTACGGCGCGTCCGGTAACTTCAACCTCTCGGGTTAA
- a CDS encoding MCE family protein gives MADTGSRRTTVRLAAALLASLLVAFATLTYLSYTAAFASVDTVTVAAPRAGLVMDKGAKVKYRGVQIGKVTDISYGAEQARLTLAINSDDMHFIPSNAPVHISGNTIFGAKSVEFVVPQAPSPTSLRPNAHVEASAVQLEVNTLFQSLMDLLHKVDPVELNGTLSAFAEGLRGHGDDFGALLSGLNTLTQQTNPKLPALQEDFRKAAIVTGVYADAAPDLNTIFDNLPTINRTVVDQQKNLNDTLLATIGLSNNAYETLEPAEKDLIDAINRLRAPLKVAADYSPEFGCLFAGIDRGLKEFGPILGVRKAGLFTSSSFVLGAPAYTYPESLPIVNASGGPNCRGLPNIPNKQNGGSWYRAPFLVTDNANIPYEPFTELQFDAPSTLQFLFHGSFAERDDF, from the coding sequence ATGGCAGACACCGGATCGCGACGCACAACTGTTCGGCTGGCAGCGGCGCTGCTGGCCAGTTTGTTGGTGGCGTTTGCGACGCTGACGTACCTCTCGTACACAGCGGCTTTCGCCTCCGTCGACACGGTCACGGTCGCGGCACCCCGGGCGGGGCTGGTGATGGACAAGGGTGCCAAGGTCAAGTACCGCGGCGTCCAGATCGGCAAGGTCACTGACATCAGCTACGGGGCCGAGCAGGCACGCCTGACCCTGGCAATCAACAGCGACGACATGCATTTCATCCCCTCCAACGCGCCGGTGCATATCTCGGGAAATACGATCTTCGGCGCAAAGTCAGTGGAATTCGTTGTGCCCCAGGCTCCTTCGCCGACCTCGCTGCGTCCCAATGCACACGTCGAGGCCTCCGCGGTGCAGCTGGAAGTCAACACGCTGTTTCAGTCGCTGATGGATCTGCTGCATAAGGTCGACCCGGTGGAATTGAACGGGACGCTCAGCGCCTTCGCCGAAGGTTTGCGTGGTCATGGTGACGACTTCGGTGCGCTGCTGTCGGGCTTGAATACCCTGACGCAGCAAACGAATCCGAAGTTGCCCGCGCTGCAGGAGGACTTCCGCAAGGCCGCGATCGTCACAGGCGTGTACGCCGACGCCGCCCCGGACCTGAACACCATCTTCGACAACCTGCCCACCATCAACAGGACAGTCGTCGACCAGCAGAAGAACCTCAACGACACCCTGTTGGCCACGATCGGCCTGTCCAACAACGCCTATGAGACGTTGGAACCGGCCGAGAAGGACCTCATCGACGCGATCAACCGGCTGCGGGCCCCACTCAAGGTGGCCGCCGACTACTCACCCGAATTCGGCTGCCTGTTCGCGGGTATCGATCGGGGCCTCAAGGAGTTCGGCCCAATTCTGGGTGTCCGCAAGGCAGGCCTGTTCACCTCGTCGAGCTTCGTCCTGGGCGCGCCGGCCTACACGTATCCGGAGTCCCTGCCGATCGTCAACGCCTCCGGCGGACCCAACTGCCGTGGGCTGCCGAACATTCCGAACAAGCAGAACGGCGGATCGTGGTATCGCGCGCCGTTCCTGGTCACCGACAACGCCAACATCCCGTACGAGCCGTTTACCGAACTGCAGTTCGACGCGCCCTCGACGCTGCAGTTCTTGTTCCACGGCTCCTTCGCGGAACGGGACGACTTCTGA
- a CDS encoding MCE family protein: MAGSEMPSHRSMVIKVSIFTVVMLLVAAGLVVVFGDFRFGDESTYHATFIDASRLKAGQKVRISGVPVGSVNGVKLNPDNTVDVAFGIDSRYTVYSSTRAVIRYENLVGDRFLEITSGPGELRKLAPGGTINAQHTQPALDLDALLGGLRPVLKGLDADKVNTISGAVIELLQGQGGALSNVLADTSAFSTALGQRDQLIGDTITNLNQVLGTIDQKSAQFSTSVDQLQQLISGLAKNKDSIAGAIPPLASTTTDLTELLKNSRRPLQGILENTRPLATEIDNRKAEVDNDVEQLGEDYLRLAALGAYGSFFNIYFCSVTIKINGPAGSDIRLPLGGQVDPSQGRCAFVKQ; the protein is encoded by the coding sequence ATGGCGGGTTCGGAAATGCCGTCGCACCGGTCGATGGTGATCAAGGTCAGCATCTTCACGGTGGTGATGCTGCTGGTCGCCGCGGGCTTGGTGGTGGTCTTCGGCGACTTCCGATTCGGCGACGAAAGCACCTATCACGCAACGTTTATCGACGCGTCTCGACTGAAGGCCGGCCAAAAGGTTCGCATTTCCGGTGTGCCCGTCGGTTCGGTGAACGGCGTCAAACTCAACCCGGACAACACCGTTGACGTCGCATTCGGCATCGACAGCCGCTACACGGTGTACTCGTCGACGCGCGCGGTGATCCGCTACGAAAACCTGGTGGGCGACCGCTTCCTCGAGATCACGTCGGGTCCGGGGGAGCTGCGCAAGCTGGCGCCGGGTGGCACGATCAACGCCCAACACACCCAGCCCGCACTGGATTTGGACGCGCTGCTGGGTGGACTGCGGCCGGTACTCAAGGGTTTGGACGCCGACAAGGTCAACACGATCAGCGGCGCCGTCATCGAGTTGTTGCAGGGCCAGGGTGGAGCGTTGTCGAATGTGCTGGCCGACACCAGCGCTTTCTCCACGGCGCTGGGCCAGCGCGACCAACTCATCGGCGACACGATCACCAACCTGAACCAGGTGCTGGGCACCATCGATCAAAAGAGCGCGCAATTCTCGACCAGCGTCGACCAGCTGCAGCAATTGATCAGTGGCCTGGCCAAGAACAAGGACTCGATCGCCGGAGCCATTCCGCCGCTTGCGTCGACTACGACGGATCTCACTGAGCTGCTGAAGAATTCACGCCGGCCGCTGCAAGGAATCCTGGAGAACACCCGGCCGTTGGCCACCGAGATCGACAACCGCAAGGCCGAAGTCGACAACGACGTCGAGCAACTGGGTGAGGACTATCTGCGCCTGGCCGCACTCGGTGCCTATGGCTCGTTCTTCAACATCTACTTCTGCTCCGTGACGATCAAGATCAACGGACCGGCCGGTAGCGACATCCGCCTGCCCCTTGGTGGCCAGGTGGATCCCAGCCAAGGGAGGTGCGCTTTTGTCAAGCAATGA
- a CDS encoding virulence factor Mce family protein, whose amino-acid sequence MSSNDKRERDPLRTGVFGVVLVLCVVLLAFGYANLPFWPQGRVYDAYFSDAGGISPGNSVYVSGFKVGKVQAVGLAGDSAKVTFSIDRHVAVGDQSLAAIRTDTILGERSIAVTPAGHGKATTIPRSRTTTPYTLAGALEDLGQNANNLNKPQFEQALNVLTDTLHGATPQLRGALDGVTSLSRTLNRRDEALQSLLAHAKSVTAVLSDRANQVNKLVDDGNELFAALDERRAALGQLISGINDVSTQISGFVADNRKEFGPALSKLNDVLSNLNERRDYITEALKRLPTYATELGEVVGSGPGFNVNVYGVIPAPLLATMFDFFYQPGKLPASLSDYLRGLIQERWTIRPKSP is encoded by the coding sequence TTGTCAAGCAATGACAAGCGCGAACGCGACCCGTTGCGCACCGGGGTCTTCGGTGTGGTGCTGGTCCTGTGCGTGGTGTTGCTCGCATTCGGCTACGCCAACCTGCCGTTCTGGCCGCAGGGCCGCGTCTACGACGCTTACTTCAGCGACGCCGGCGGCATCTCGCCCGGCAACTCCGTATACGTGTCGGGCTTCAAGGTGGGCAAGGTGCAGGCGGTCGGGCTGGCCGGCGACAGCGCGAAGGTGACGTTCTCCATCGATCGCCACGTCGCGGTCGGTGACCAGTCACTGGCCGCGATCCGCACCGACACGATCCTGGGCGAGCGTTCGATTGCGGTGACTCCCGCCGGCCACGGCAAGGCGACCACGATTCCGCGCAGCCGCACGACGACGCCGTACACGCTGGCCGGTGCCCTCGAGGATCTGGGTCAGAATGCGAACAACCTGAACAAGCCGCAGTTCGAACAGGCGTTGAACGTTCTCACCGATACGCTGCACGGCGCCACCCCGCAACTGCGCGGCGCCCTGGATGGGGTGACATCGTTGTCCCGCACTCTGAACCGCCGGGACGAAGCGCTGCAAAGCCTGCTGGCACATGCGAAGTCGGTGACAGCGGTGTTGTCCGACCGGGCCAACCAGGTCAACAAGTTGGTCGACGACGGCAACGAATTGTTCGCCGCGCTCGATGAGCGCCGCGCCGCACTTGGGCAATTGATCTCGGGCATCAACGACGTCTCCACCCAGATTTCCGGCTTCGTTGCCGACAACCGGAAAGAGTTCGGCCCCGCCTTGAGCAAGCTCAACGACGTACTGAGCAACCTCAACGAGCGTCGCGACTACATCACCGAGGCTCTCAAGCGGTTGCCCACCTACGCGACCGAGCTCGGCGAGGTCGTTGGCTCCGGGCCAGGGTTCAACGTCAACGTCTACGGCGTCATCCCGGCGCCGCTGCTGGCCACGATGTTCGACTTCTTCTACCAGCCGGGCAAGCTGCCGGCCAGCCTCTCCGACTATCTGCGCGGATTGATCCAGGAACGCTGGACCATCCGCCCGAAGTCGCCATGA